The Bacillus vallismortis genome window below encodes:
- a CDS encoding YslB family protein → MKSKFEGSIDNLKEIEMNAYAYELIREIVLPDMLGQDYSSMMYWAGKHLARKFPLESWEEFPAFFEEAGWGTLTNTSAKKQELEFELEGPIISNRLKHQKEPCFQLEAGFIAEQIQLMNDQIAESYEQVKKRADKVVLTVKWDMKDPV, encoded by the coding sequence ATGAAGTCTAAATTTGAAGGATCTATTGACAATCTAAAAGAAATTGAAATGAACGCCTATGCCTACGAACTAATACGAGAGATCGTTCTCCCAGATATGCTTGGCCAAGATTACTCTTCCATGATGTATTGGGCAGGGAAACATCTCGCCCGTAAGTTTCCTCTTGAATCATGGGAGGAATTTCCGGCCTTCTTTGAAGAAGCGGGCTGGGGAACCCTCACTAACACAAGCGCTAAAAAACAGGAGCTTGAATTTGAACTTGAAGGGCCGATCATTTCCAACCGCCTTAAACATCAGAAAGAACCATGCTTTCAGCTTGAAGCTGGTTTTATCGCTGAACAAATTCAATTGATGAATGACCAGATTGCCGAATCATATGAACAAGTGAAAAAGAGAGCCGATAAAGTGGTTCTGACTGTGAAATGGGATATGAAAGACCCTGTGTAA
- a CDS encoding aspartate kinase, producing MGLIVQKFGGTSVGSVEKINNAANRVIAEKQKGHQVVVVVSAMGKSTDALVSLAKDITDQPSKREMDMLLATGEQVTISLLSMALQEKGYDAVSYTGWQAGIRTESVHGNARITDIDTTVLADQLEQGKVVIVAGFQGMTEDCEITTLGRGGSDTTAVALAAALKADKCDIYTDVTGVFTTDPRYVKSARKLAGISYDEMLELANLGAGVLHPRAVEFAKNYQLPLEVRSSTETEAGTLIEEESSMEQNLIVRGIAFEDQITRVTIYGLTSGLTTLSTIFTTLAKRNINVDIIIQTQAGDHDAGISFSVKSEDADQTVEVLEEYKGALEFEKIETESKLAKVSIVGSGMVSNPGVAAEMFAVLAEKNILIKMVSTSEIKVSTVVSENDMVKAVEALHDAFELSKHPSAV from the coding sequence ATGGGTCTAATCGTACAAAAATTCGGAGGTACTTCCGTCGGCTCAGTCGAAAAAATTAATAATGCGGCAAACCGCGTCATCGCGGAAAAACAGAAAGGCCATCAAGTCGTCGTAGTCGTTTCAGCTATGGGGAAATCGACTGACGCATTGGTCAGCCTTGCAAAAGACATCACCGATCAGCCGAGCAAACGCGAAATGGATATGCTGCTGGCGACAGGCGAACAGGTCACGATTTCCCTGCTTTCAATGGCGCTGCAGGAAAAAGGCTATGACGCGGTGTCCTATACTGGCTGGCAGGCGGGAATCCGCACGGAATCCGTACACGGAAACGCCAGAATTACAGATATCGACACTACAGTTTTAGCAGACCAGCTTGAGCAAGGAAAGGTTGTGATTGTCGCGGGATTCCAAGGCATGACGGAGGATTGTGAAATCACGACATTGGGCCGGGGCGGTTCAGACACAACAGCGGTCGCTTTGGCTGCCGCATTAAAAGCGGATAAATGTGACATATACACCGACGTGACCGGCGTGTTTACAACCGATCCGCGGTATGTGAAATCAGCGAGAAAGCTTGCCGGAATCTCATACGATGAAATGCTTGAGCTTGCCAATTTAGGCGCCGGCGTTCTTCATCCGAGAGCTGTTGAATTCGCGAAAAATTACCAATTGCCGTTAGAAGTGCGTTCAAGTACAGAAACAGAAGCGGGGACATTAATTGAGGAGGAATCATCCATGGAGCAGAATTTAATTGTCAGAGGCATTGCGTTCGAAGATCAAATCACAAGGGTAACAATCTACGGGCTGACAAGCGGCCTAACCACTTTGTCTACCATTTTTACAACGCTTGCCAAAAGAAATATTAACGTGGATATCATTATCCAAACGCAGGCGGGAGACCATGATGCCGGGATTTCCTTCTCTGTTAAATCTGAAGACGCGGACCAGACTGTTGAGGTGCTTGAAGAGTACAAAGGCGCGCTGGAATTTGAGAAAATCGAGACAGAAAGCAAGCTGGCTAAAGTATCCATTGTCGGATCAGGTATGGTATCAAATCCTGGTGTAGCGGCTGAAATGTTTGCTGTACTGGCGGAAAAAAACATTTTAATCAAGATGGTTAGCACATCTGAAATCAAAGTGTCAACAGTCGTAAGCGAAAATGACATGGTGAAAGCGGTCGAAGCGCTGCACGATGCATTTGAGCTTTCAAAACACCCTTCAGCTGTGTAA
- the sdhB gene encoding succinate dehydrogenase iron-sulfur subunit, with protein MSEQKTIRFIITRQDTTDSTPYDEEFEVPYRPNLNVISALMEIRRNPVNVKGEKTTPVTWDMNCLEEVCGACSMVINGKPRQSCTALIDQLEQPIRLKPMKTFPVVRDLQVDRSRMFDSLKKVKAWIPIDGTHDLGPGPRMPEKRRQWAYELSKCMTCGVCLEACPNVNSKSKFMGPAPMSQVRLFNAHPTGAMNKSERLDALMDEGGLGDCGNSQNCVQSCPKGIPLTTSIAALNRDTNLQAFRNFFGSDRV; from the coding sequence ATGAGTGAACAAAAAACCATACGATTTATTATCACACGGCAAGATACAACCGACAGCACGCCTTACGATGAAGAATTTGAGGTTCCATACCGCCCGAACCTAAACGTCATTTCCGCTTTGATGGAAATACGCAGGAATCCGGTTAACGTTAAAGGTGAAAAGACAACCCCTGTTACATGGGACATGAACTGTCTTGAAGAAGTGTGCGGCGCATGTTCAATGGTCATAAACGGAAAGCCGCGCCAGTCTTGTACGGCGCTTATCGACCAGCTTGAACAGCCGATCCGCTTAAAACCAATGAAAACGTTCCCGGTCGTGCGTGATTTGCAGGTTGACCGGAGCAGAATGTTTGATTCATTGAAAAAAGTAAAAGCGTGGATACCGATTGACGGTACGCACGATTTGGGACCGGGGCCGAGAATGCCGGAAAAACGCCGTCAATGGGCATATGAATTATCAAAATGCATGACGTGCGGCGTCTGCCTCGAAGCCTGCCCGAATGTGAACAGCAAATCGAAGTTCATGGGGCCGGCACCGATGTCTCAAGTCCGCCTGTTTAACGCACATCCGACAGGCGCCATGAATAAATCTGAGCGGTTAGACGCACTGATGGATGAAGGCGGCCTTGGAGATTGCGGCAACTCGCAAAACTGCGTTCAATCTTGCCCGAAAGGCATCCCGCTCACCACTTCGATTGCAGCCTTAAATAGAGATACAAACTTACAAGCGTTCCGCAATTTCTTCGGAAGCGACAGAGTATAA
- the sdhC gene encoding succinate dehydrogenase cytochrome B558, producing the protein MSGNREFYFRRLHSLLGVIPVGIFLIQHLVVNQFAARGAEAFNSAAHFMDSLPFRYALEIFIIFLPLIYHAVYGVYIAFTAKNNAGQYSYMRNWLFVLQRVTGIITLIFVSWHVWETRIAAQMGAEVNFDMMANILSSPAMLGFYIVGVLSTIFHFSNGLWSFAVTWGITVTPRSQRISTYVTLIIFVALSYVGLKAIFAFV; encoded by the coding sequence ATGTCTGGGAACAGAGAGTTTTATTTTCGAAGATTGCATTCCTTGCTTGGCGTCATACCGGTCGGCATCTTTCTCATTCAGCATTTAGTCGTCAACCAGTTTGCCGCAAGGGGCGCTGAAGCATTCAATAGTGCTGCTCATTTTATGGATAGTCTGCCTTTCAGGTATGCATTGGAAATTTTTATTATCTTCTTACCATTAATTTATCATGCAGTTTATGGTGTGTACATAGCGTTTACTGCAAAAAATAACGCAGGTCAATACAGCTATATGAGAAATTGGCTCTTCGTCCTGCAGCGTGTAACCGGTATCATCACCCTCATTTTCGTCAGTTGGCATGTGTGGGAAACCCGTATTGCAGCACAAATGGGCGCTGAGGTCAATTTCGACATGATGGCGAATATTTTGAGCTCTCCGGCTATGCTTGGCTTCTACATTGTCGGTGTTTTATCAACAATTTTCCACTTCTCGAACGGTTTATGGTCTTTCGCTGTTACATGGGGCATTACGGTAACGCCTCGTTCTCAAAGAATTTCGACATACGTTACGCTGATTATTTTTGTTGCACTGTCATACGTAGGCTTAAAAGCGATTTTCGCATTTGTATAA
- the sdhA gene encoding succinate dehydrogenase flavoprotein subunit yields the protein MSQSSIIVVGGGLAGLMATIKAAESGMAVKLFSIVPVKRSHSVCAQGGINGAVNTKGEGDSPWEHFDDTVYGGDFLANQPPVKAMCDAAPSIIHLLDRMGVMFNRTPEGLLDFRRFGGTQHHRTAYAGATTGQQLLYALDEQVRRYEVAGLVTKYEGWEFLGAVLDDDRTCRGIVAQNLTNMQIESFRSDAVIMATGGPGIIFGKSTNSMINTGSAASIVYQQGAYYANGEFIQIHPTAIPGDDKLRLMSESARGEGGRVWTYKDGKPWYFLEEKYPAYGNLVPRDIATREIFDVCVNQKLGINGENMVYLDLSHKDPKELDIKLGGIIEIYEKFMGDDPRKLPMKIFPAVHYSMGGLWVDYNQMTNIPGLFAAGECDYSMHGGNRLGANSLLSAIYGGMVAGPNAVKYVNGLESSAEDMSSSLFDAHVKKEEEKWADIMSMDGTENAYVLHKELGEWMTANVTVVRHNDKLLKTDDKIQELMERFKKININDTTKWSNQGAMFTRQFSNMLQLARVVTLGAYNRNESRGAHYKPDYPERNDDEWLKTTMAKHVSPYEAPEFEYQDVDVSLITPRKRDYSKKKVAK from the coding sequence ATGAGTCAATCAAGCATTATCGTAGTCGGCGGGGGTCTTGCCGGCCTCATGGCGACAATTAAAGCAGCGGAATCAGGAATGGCGGTTAAGCTTTTTTCCATCGTTCCTGTCAAACGTTCTCATTCGGTTTGCGCGCAAGGCGGCATAAACGGAGCGGTCAACACAAAAGGGGAAGGCGACTCTCCGTGGGAGCATTTTGATGACACTGTATACGGGGGAGACTTTCTTGCGAACCAGCCGCCGGTCAAAGCGATGTGTGACGCAGCGCCTTCTATCATCCACTTATTAGACCGGATGGGCGTCATGTTTAACCGGACGCCTGAGGGCCTGCTGGATTTCCGCCGATTCGGGGGTACACAGCACCACAGAACAGCTTATGCGGGTGCGACAACGGGACAGCAGCTGCTTTACGCACTGGACGAGCAAGTGCGCAGATACGAAGTTGCGGGTCTGGTTACAAAATACGAAGGCTGGGAATTCCTTGGCGCTGTATTGGATGATGACAGAACCTGCCGCGGAATTGTTGCGCAAAACCTGACAAACATGCAAATTGAATCCTTCCGTTCAGACGCTGTCATCATGGCGACGGGCGGACCGGGGATCATTTTTGGAAAATCGACCAACTCCATGATTAATACAGGATCTGCTGCGTCGATCGTTTATCAGCAGGGAGCGTATTATGCAAACGGAGAATTCATTCAAATTCACCCGACAGCCATACCGGGCGATGACAAACTAAGACTGATGAGTGAATCGGCGCGCGGTGAAGGCGGACGCGTGTGGACATATAAAGACGGGAAACCGTGGTATTTCCTGGAAGAAAAATACCCAGCTTACGGAAACTTGGTGCCGCGTGATATAGCGACACGCGAAATATTTGATGTGTGTGTCAACCAGAAGCTCGGCATTAATGGTGAAAACATGGTGTATCTTGATCTGTCCCATAAAGATCCCAAAGAGCTTGACATTAAGCTCGGCGGCATCATTGAAATTTATGAGAAGTTCATGGGAGATGACCCGCGGAAGCTTCCAATGAAAATCTTCCCGGCGGTTCATTACTCAATGGGCGGTTTATGGGTGGATTACAATCAAATGACAAACATCCCGGGACTGTTTGCGGCTGGGGAATGTGATTACTCTATGCACGGCGGCAACCGTTTGGGAGCGAACTCCCTGCTCTCCGCGATATACGGGGGAATGGTGGCCGGACCGAATGCCGTGAAATATGTAAATGGCTTAGAATCTTCAGCAGAAGACATGTCTTCCTCTTTATTCGACGCTCACGTCAAAAAAGAAGAAGAAAAATGGGCTGACATTATGAGCATGGACGGAACCGAAAATGCCTATGTCCTTCACAAAGAGCTCGGTGAGTGGATGACGGCAAACGTAACGGTTGTCCGCCATAACGATAAGCTTTTGAAAACGGATGACAAAATTCAGGAATTAATGGAGCGATTTAAAAAGATTAACATCAATGATACGACAAAATGGAGCAATCAGGGGGCGATGTTCACACGCCAGTTCTCGAACATGCTTCAGCTTGCGAGGGTGGTTACCCTTGGCGCTTACAACCGCAATGAAAGCAGGGGCGCCCATTATAAACCGGATTATCCTGAACGTAATGATGATGAATGGCTCAAAACAACAATGGCTAAACATGTAAGCCCGTATGAAGCGCCAGAATTTGAGTATCAGGATGTCGATGTATCACTGATAACGCCTCGGAAACGGGATTACTCGAAGAAGAAGGTGGCGAAATAA